A genomic window from Candidatus Thermoplasmatota archaeon includes:
- a CDS encoding NosD domain-containing protein — translation MFGGSGPDNYTRIQDAIDNASDGDTVFVYDDSSPYSGWIFVNKSITVQGENTNTTIIQGPSGNFTGFIIDSDFVKISGFTIQNGGAGIKIEDFSDNIIENCIFF, via the coding sequence ATGTTTGGGGGATCAGGTCCTGATAATTATACTCGGATTCAGGATGCAATTGATAATGCATCTGATGGCGATACAGTTTTTGTTTATGATGATTCATCTCCATATTCTGGATGGATTTTTGTAAATAAATCTATCACAGTTCAAGGAGAGAATACAAATACTACAATTATTCAAGGACCAAGTGGTAATTTTACAGGTTTTATTATTGACTCAGATTTTGTAAAAATTTCTGGTTTTACAATTCAAAATGGTGGTGCAGGTATAAAAATTGAGGATTTTTCAGATAATATAATTGAAAATTGTATCTTTTTTTGA
- a CDS encoding right-handed parallel beta-helix repeat-containing protein: MKIVSFFDMGSGIELFDTVNNSIRNCKFANLTMFGVQMQGFQMDNNEISYCDFIDNFVFDIPYYPTGALVIECYRSQGIKINHCNFSNNHHPVVLYIARFVQITDNNIANNFDNEGVEIIGFSFLNLRKNWWGNPQGPKIILNRPFSENPLIIRDIKGSDTVIFNGWKAFFTGISHIYPWRTEPVSDAGQHLN, encoded by the coding sequence TTGAAAATTGTATCTTTTTTTGATATGGGTTCAGGAATAGAATTGTTTGATACAGTGAATAATAGTATACGAAATTGTAAATTTGCTAATTTGACCATGTTTGGAGTGCAAATGCAAGGATTTCAAATGGATAACAATGAGATTTCTTATTGTGATTTTATTGACAATTTTGTTTTTGATATTCCTTATTATCCTACTGGTGCTTTAGTTATTGAATGTTATCGTTCTCAGGGAATAAAGATAAATCATTGCAATTTTTCAAACAATCACCATCCTGTAGTTTTATATATTGCTAGATTCGTACAGATAACAGACAATAATATCGCAAACAATTTTGATAATGAGGGTGTAGAAATCATAGGATTTTCTTTCTTAAATCTGCGCAAAAACTGGTGGGGAAATCCTCAAGGGCCAAAAATTATTTTAAATAGACCATTTAGTGAAAATCCATTAATAATTAGGGATATCAAAGGCAGTGACACTGTTATATTCAATGGTTGGAAAGCGTTTTTCACTGGGATTTCTCATATTTATCCATGGCGTACAGAGCCAGTTTCTGATGCTGGGCAGCATTTAAATTAA
- the purH gene encoding bifunctional phosphoribosylaminoimidazolecarboxamide formyltransferase/IMP cyclohydrolase, which yields MKITRALISVSDKTGVADFARGLSKLGVEIISTGGTATFLKKLGVKIREVSDVTGFPEMLDGRVKTLHPVIHAGILAKRKEKKHMDTLKKHGIKTIDLLVCNLYPFEEIIKKPKVSLEDVIENIDIGGPSLIRAGAKNYQDVIVLTNPKQYNNVLKTLKSKKDLDKKEREKLAIEAFTHTAQYDAIISKYLRDRLTDEMLPENNNIAMRKIQEMRYGENPHQKGAFYRVLPEITEPCISNAVQLQRKKLSYNNILDSDCAIECIKEFPDKPACVIIKHATPCGVATSDDLLHAWKDAYATDTYSPFGGIVAFNRKVEKNVANELSNLFLEVIIAPSFTREALALFGKKKNLRLLQIKGLDKKIKRHGIEYRSVVGGVLAQERDICFSDKKDWRIVTKNKPSREDLISMDFAVRCVKHIKSNSVVFVKGTRTVGIGGGQTSRVDATWIATYKGKENIKGSIMASDAFFPFRDAVDVAAKAGVKAIIQPGGSIRDEEVIKAADEHGISMVFSGQRYFRH from the coding sequence ATGAAAATCACGCGAGCGCTGATCAGCGTCTCAGACAAGACAGGTGTAGCTGATTTTGCTAGAGGATTATCTAAACTTGGTGTAGAGATAATATCAACGGGTGGTACTGCTACTTTTTTAAAAAAATTAGGGGTTAAAATCAGAGAGGTATCAGATGTCACTGGTTTCCCTGAGATGCTTGATGGTCGGGTTAAAACACTACATCCAGTTATCCACGCAGGTATCTTAGCAAAAAGAAAAGAAAAAAAACATATGGATACACTAAAAAAACATGGTATTAAAACAATTGATTTGTTGGTTTGTAACCTTTATCCTTTTGAAGAAATAATCAAAAAACCAAAGGTATCATTGGAGGATGTTATAGAAAACATAGACATAGGTGGACCCTCACTCATCAGAGCCGGAGCAAAAAACTATCAGGACGTAATTGTTTTAACCAATCCAAAACAATACAACAATGTTTTAAAGACTCTCAAATCAAAAAAAGATTTAGACAAAAAAGAAAGAGAGAAACTTGCTATAGAAGCTTTTACACATACAGCTCAATACGATGCTATAATATCTAAATATCTTAGAGATAGGTTAACTGATGAGATGCTACCAGAGAATAACAATATAGCGATGCGTAAAATACAGGAGATGAGATATGGTGAGAATCCTCATCAGAAAGGAGCTTTTTACAGGGTTTTACCAGAAATAACAGAGCCATGTATATCAAATGCTGTTCAACTCCAGAGGAAAAAGTTATCCTATAATAATATCCTGGATTCTGATTGCGCGATTGAATGCATAAAAGAATTCCCTGATAAACCTGCTTGTGTGATAATAAAACATGCTACACCATGTGGCGTAGCAACCTCAGATGATCTTTTACATGCTTGGAAGGACGCCTACGCTACTGACACTTATTCTCCTTTTGGAGGTATAGTTGCATTCAACAGAAAGGTAGAAAAAAATGTAGCAAATGAGCTTTCTAACCTATTTTTAGAAGTTATAATCGCACCAAGTTTCACTAGAGAAGCCTTAGCATTATTTGGTAAAAAGAAAAACCTGAGACTTCTTCAAATAAAAGGTTTAGATAAAAAGATAAAAAGACATGGTATAGAGTATCGCAGCGTAGTAGGAGGAGTCCTGGCTCAGGAGCGAGACATCTGTTTTTCAGATAAAAAAGACTGGCGTATTGTAACAAAAAATAAACCATCCCGAGAAGATTTGATTTCAATGGATTTTGCAGTAAGATGCGTTAAGCATATAAAATCAAACTCAGTTGTTTTCGTAAAAGGCACAAGAACCGTTGGTATTGGTGGTGGACAAACATCTCGTGTGGATGCAACGTGGATTGCAACATACAAAGGAAAAGAGAATATTAAAGGGTCTATAATGGCGAGTGATGCCTTTTTCCCGTTTAGAGATGCTGTGGATGTAGCTGCAAAAGCTGGTGTAAAAGCAATTATTCAACCTGGTGGATCAATCAGAGACGAAGAAGTTATTAAGGCTGCAGATGAACATGGTATATCCATGGTTTTTTCAGGACAGAGATATTTTAGACATTAA
- a CDS encoding transposase: protein MSFNHFIMKQQYEKVKGLGDRLELMKQQIDWKPFIPLVESVFQDNNIIGGRPHTDELIVVRSMLLQAWYGLSDPELEFQCHDRLSFRNF, encoded by the coding sequence ATGAGTTTTAATCATTTTATCATGAAACAACAATATGAAAAAGTAAAAGGACTAGGGGATCGACTTGAATTAATGAAACAACAGATCGATTGGAAACCATTTATCCCATTGGTAGAAAGTGTATTCCAGGATAACAACATCATTGGGGGTCGTCCCCATACCGATGAACTCATTGTTGTACGATCCATGTTGTTACAAGCATGGTATGGACTGTCCGATCCTGAATTAGAATTCCAATGCCATGATCGATTAAGTTTCAGGAATTTTC